A window of the Cannabis sativa cultivar Pink pepper isolate KNU-18-1 chromosome X, ASM2916894v1, whole genome shotgun sequence genome harbors these coding sequences:
- the LOC115713185 gene encoding geranylpyrophosphate:olivetolate geranyltransferase, chloroplastic, giving the protein MEVSSVCTFSFQTNYHTLLNPHNKNPKNSLLSYQHPKTPIIKSSYDNFPSKYCLTKNFHLLGLNSHNRISSQSRSIRAGSDQIEGSPHHESDNSIATKILNFGHTCWKLQRPYAVKGMISVACGLFGRELFNNRHLFSWGLMWKAFFALVPILSFNFFAAIMNQIYDVDIDRINKPDLPLVSGEMSIETAWILSIIVALTGLIVTIKLKSAPLFVFIYIFGIFAGIAYSVPPIRWKQYPFTNFLIIISSHVGLAFTSYSATTSALGLPFVWRPAFSFIIAFMTVMGITIAFAKDISDIEGDAKYGVSTVATKLGARNMTFAVSGVLLLNYLVAISIGIIWPRVFKSNIMILSHAILAFCLIFQTRELALANYASAPSRQFFEFIWLLYYAEYFVYVFI; this is encoded by the exons ATGGAGGTCTCATCAGTTTGCACCTTTTCATTTCAAACTAATTATCATACTTTATTAAACCCTCACAATAAGAATCCCAAAAACTCATTATTATCTTATCAACACCCCAAAACACCAATAATTAAATCCTCTTATGATAATTTTCCCTCTAAATATTGCTTAACCAAGAACTTCCATTTACTTGGACTCAATTCACACAACAGAATAAGCTCACAATCAAGGTCCATTAGG GCAGGTAGCGATCAAATTGAAGGTTCTCCTCATCATGAATCTGATAATTCAATAGcaactaaaattttaaattttggacATACTTGTTGGAAACTTCAAAGACCATATGCAGTAAAAGGGATGATTTCAGTCGCTTG TGGTTTGTTTGGGAGAGAGTTGTTCAATAACAGACATTTATTCAGTTGGGGTTTGATGTGGAAGGCATTCTTTGCTTTGGTGCCTATATTGTCCTTTAATTTCTTTGCAGCAATCATGAATCAAATTTACGATGTGGACATCGACAG gATAAACAAGCCTGATCTACCACTAGTTTCAGGGGAAATGTCAATTGAAACAGCTTGGATTTTGAGCATAATTGTGGCACTAACTGGGTTGATAGTAACTATAAAATTGAAATCTGCACCactttttgttttcatttacatttttggtatttttgctGGGATTGCCTATTCTGTTCCACCAATTAGATGGAAGCAATATCCTtttaccaattttctaattatcATATCG AGTCATGTGGGCTTAGCTTTCACATCATATTCTGCAACCACATCAGCTCTTGGTTTACCATTTGTGTGGAG GCCTGCTTTTAGTTTCATCATAGCATTCATGACAGTTATGGGTATAACTATTGCTTTTGCCAAAGATATATCAGATATTGAAGGCGACGCCAA ATATGGGGTATCAACTGTTGCAACCAAATTAGGTGCTAGGAACATGACATTTGCTGTTTCTGGAGTTCTTCTTCTAAACTACTTGGTTGCTATATCTATTGGAATAATTTGGCCTCGG GTTTTCAAGAGTAACATAATGATACTTTCTCATGCAATCTTAGCATTTTGCTTAATCTTCCAG ACTCGTGAGCTTGCTCTAGCAAATTACGCCTCG GCGCCAAGCAGACAATTCTTCGAGTTTATCTGGTTGCTATATTATGCTGAATACTttgtatatgtatttatataa